The genomic stretch ACCAGCATGCACCCTACAGGGCCCGCCCCTATTATCACTACCGTATCCCCCAAGTGCACCGGCGTCAGCTCGAGGCCGTTTATGCAGCAGGCCAGCGGCTCCGCCAGGGCGGCGGCTTCGTATGGCACCCCATCCGGTATCTCATGGACAGGGCCATACTGCACCGTGATCTGGTTAAGGGGGATGTATTCCGCAAACCCGCCCGGGAACTGGTACCCGATAGCGTAATTGATCCTGCACTCGTTTCCGTACCCGTCGCGGCAGAAATCGCACTCCCCGCACGGGACGTCGGCCCCTATGGCAACGCGGTCCCCGGCTTTGAACCGGCCGACCCGCCTCCCGGCCTCAACAACCTCCCCCGCTATCTCATGCCCTATAACCTGCGGCTCCTTTACACGACTGTTACCGTGGTGAAGGATTCTTATATCGGACCCGCACACCGCGCATGCTTTTACCTTTACCAGCATGCCGTAATCCGGGTCGATCTCCGGGACCGGGATATCGCGGAGAGCCAGGCGATCTATCCCTTCAAACAGCGCAGCCTTCATAAATCAAACCTCGCAATCAATGATTTAGTTTTGCAACAATCCCTGTTTTGGAACAATCCCTCATTTGGTGATTTGATCCTATAGTCTAGGTCTAGACCCCTTAAGTCTGAGCCTAGACCCCTGCGGTCTAGACCCCTATACGCTGGCGCAGCGCCACAGGGAATGGAAATGTTCTTAGAAATGGCTGATTGGAAGTGACTGGTTCAGGCCACGATAACCTCGGGCCCTAGGCGCTCCACTCGCAGCCTGGCTTCATCGGGAACCTTGGTATCCGTTACAACCTTGTGCACATCTCGAATATCGGCAAAAGGGCACAAGGCAACCAGGCCAAATTTATGACTATCCGCAACCACAATGATCTCGTCGGCGACCCCCATCATCCGCTTCTTGACAGGCACCTCGTGCATATTGGGATTCGTCAGTATACCCCTGTCAGGGGAGATTCCACCCGTGGCCAGGAATAGCTTGTTTACGTGAACTGACTCAAAGAATTCTTCCGCGGGCGGGCCAACCAGGGACAGGGTCAGGCCTCGAACCATGCCGCCGGAGAGGATTACAACTATACCTGGGTTGTTGGAGAGCTCTGTTGCAACTGCAACCGAATTCGTCAGCACGGTTAGATCCTTCCGCGACCTGGACTTTATATGCCTCGCAACTGAAAGACACGTCGTCCCGGCGTCAATGATGATGGTATCACCGTTGCTGACAAGGGATGAGGCCATGGCGCCGATAGAATCCTTTTCGTCTTTATACTCCACCTGGCGCTCCTCGAACGGAAGATCGTAGCCTCCGGGGTCGTTCAGCACCGCCCCTCCATGGATGCGCTTGACTATCCCCGCCTTCTCCAGCTTCTCGAGATCGCGCCTTATAGTATTGGCCGATACCCCGAATTTCTCCGCGAGCCTCGAAACCGACACTCCGACGCTGCTCTTGATCTCGGTTACGATCGCAAGTTGCCTTTCAGTCTCTAACATCCCGGACGGTCTCCCCATACA from Bacillota bacterium encodes the following:
- a CDS encoding alcohol dehydrogenase catalytic domain-containing protein; translation: MKAALFEGIDRLALRDIPVPEIDPDYGMLVKVKACAVCGSDIRILHHGNSRVKEPQVIGHEIAGEVVEAGRRVGRFKAGDRVAIGADVPCGECDFCRDGYGNECRINYAIGYQFPGGFAEYIPLNQITVQYGPVHEIPDGVPYEAAALAEPLACCINGLELTPVHLGDTVVIIGAGPVGCMLVQLARHQGASKIILAQRSKARLEQARRFDADVYISTAEEDLHERVMAETGGLGAHLVMVACASLEAQRQALDIVRPRGMVNFFGGLPASSPPLEVSSNQIHYRECFVTGSHGSVPRQHRLALELIRSGRVDVGSLITHRFPLEKIADAFQMAERKEGMKVIVEP
- a CDS encoding DeoR/GlpR transcriptional regulator codes for the protein MLETERQLAIVTEIKSSVGVSVSRLAEKFGVSANTIRRDLEKLEKAGIVKRIHGGAVLNDPGGYDLPFEERQVEYKDEKDSIGAMASSLVSNGDTIIIDAGTTCLSVARHIKSRSRKDLTVLTNSVAVATELSNNPGIVVILSGGMVRGLTLSLVGPPAEEFFESVHVNKLFLATGGISPDRGILTNPNMHEVPVKKRMMGVADEIIVVADSHKFGLVALCPFADIRDVHKVVTDTKVPDEARLRVERLGPEVIVA